gTGGGAATATTTATGTGTAAGTGAAATGTTTTTAAactatcataaaatattatcactGAGAAGTAGTaactattaattataatattaactatataaaattgtaaaagtTATACTTTATACTTTTCTGTTAAATTCAAATatctaaattatattttcatttttcactatggaaaatgaaattaattatataaattttgatggatcttttaatttaaaaaatctaacAAATCTtctagaaaaatatttaagtagaaaatatacaataaaaaattcatggaaatatgaaaaaattaagtaagtatatttatattataattaacaaatttttttagtggTGGTTATTCAAATACTTTAATTAAAGCAACAAATATATCAACTAATGAAACATTTGTAGTGAGGCTTTTTGGAAGTTGTATGTCATCAtatcatattattaataaaacaaatctTATTAGTATGTATCTTGGTGAAAATAAAATGGGTCCAAAATTGTATGGTGTATTTTCTAAAGGGACAATAGAAGAATTTCTACCAGGAAGAAATTTAACAAGAGAGGAACTTCATCTACCTGAGATGACAGAAAAAATAGGTTATTATATGGGAAAGATTCATAAATTTGAATTaccatttattaaaatttctacaTTCTGGGATGATGTTCAAAGTTggttatataaattaaaagtagcAGAAGAAGAAATACTTAAACAGTAtgagatatttaaaaatgattggactaatgaaaaattatgtGAAAAATTAGGTTTTAAAGTAGAAAGAATAAATAAGTATgaaaatacatatttaaaaatttatattaaacaaaCCTTATTTCCTCCATCAGAAACAATTCCTAAAACTACAagtataaaagaattatatgaGGAGTATAATTCAATACTTTCCAAGataaataattctaaaaGTCCCGTTGTTTTTTGTCATAATGATCTTCATGAAGGaaacatattatataatgaaGACAAAAATACAATTCTTCCAATTGATTATGAGTATAGTTGTTACAATAACCGTGGTTTTGATTTTGCACAAACATTAAATCATTATGCCTGGGAATATGGATCCTCAAATGAATAtggatataatatatttccaAATGAATATCCAACTCAACAACAAttagaaaacttttttagaaattatataaaagcaAGTAATACAAAATCTAGTATAGAAGAGTTGATAAATGAAAGTACATTATTTCTTGAGATTCCTCATTTTGTTTGGTTTATATGGGGACTAGAGAAGCACTTTTCTTCATTAggtgatgaaaaaaaagatttttcatACATTTTTCCATCATTTGACAGgttatcattatattattattataagaatAGAAACATAAACTGTTAATTagtatgtataattttttttttgcaaatttaattttttttattaattaaaaaattaacctatatttttgtaataaataaaaatatcataaaagttttaatatttagcATTTTGTTTATTTCGGATGTCTTGTAAAGTTACTGATGtattgaattaataaaaattatacatatatttaatatttaaattttcaaaaaaatttttaatacaaacgTGACCCTAAAATTAagatattgttgattatattcaaaattcatcccgtTTTAAGAGCTACCGAATGATTAAAATGAcatattcaaattccaaaGGTTTTTTTTTCGTCACATTTTTTAGAGGTAAAGTCagaaatctagaaaattttcaactGGCTTTTATACctctgaaaataataatgttatatctatgaaaattattaatctgGAACATCTTTTGAATAGTAATCAAATGAAACTAGTCCCATCTTTATAGGATAAGTATTTgctgagatactgaaaagtcgggtacaatgaatatttttgaaaaattccCGCCCTTGgtcatatctcgcttcaaattcaaaataaatgCAATCTGATTTCTGCAATCGTCTTCAACTAACTTTTCATATAGGGTCTACCTtcgaaatttttttatatctttaaccgctttcgagatataaaaaaatgatgacaatagattacgcgcgaaaaaataccaagcataatatttcaagaacagttgaatatttaaaaatattttcaacgtAAGGTATATCTTAATTTATGAATGAAGCACAGCGCAACAAGTTTCATGGTTCTGTGACCTCATTGACTTGAGTTATCGGTAGATtctcaaaactttttttttatcatatttcttatcatatcttcatttttagaagtcctataaagatgtgaataggctaaatgaatttctcgtaaaaaattgatctagaaaagagtatttatttataaaatttataatattatcatagaagtcgaaatttacataaaaatattccacaatttcgcccctcaactttgaatccttataactcctgaagtttcaattttcaaatattgttgattgtattcaaaattcatcccgtttcaagggctatcgaatgactaCAGTGgcaaattcaaaaaaaattttttaattatttattattaaaaattaaatttaaataaatatgttaaagATAACCGTATtataagaatattaaataactttCAAAAAactattacaaaataaaaatttttttgtttatattaagTACTGTCAACACTTTCATAGTCCATAGTTGgattcatataaatattattatcaatatcatCGTCTTCTATTTCAATAtcataatctttttttgtaaagttatttcttaatatttgattagaaatattttgtgAGTTATGAtaatcataaatattatttgttttaccTTTCCTTTCTAatgttttttcaaaaaatgaattatgaAATGCAAAAGTTGTTAACGGTGGTGGAGAAAAGGGATAATTTTTtgtgttaaaattaatatctaAATAATCTGGAGATGGAATATTAACATTGTcatttgaaatataataagGTTTTAATTTATCTGGATACTGTATTCGAGGTATTCGTGCTGGTGttctaaatataaatatttataaattattttaaaaataaaaacttacaTATCATTTAATGTATCAAATTGTAAATTAATATCACCAGTATTTGTACTTGCTGTTTCTTCAGTAACACaatctttaataatttttttttcacaatgGAAAACAGTAAATAAAACTGGAAGAATTACAAGACCATGAAGAGCACCAAGTGCAATAACAAGaacaattgttttaaaaaatgacttaaatatataactttcAGTAAAAGCCATAAAAGAAATTCCAAGAATTGTTGAAGTAGCACTTTGAATAATTGGTGTTCCAACATAATATAAAGCATTTCTTATTCTTTTATTCGGAGATACATTTTTTCCTTTAGAATAATTATATGAAAGATGTGCAGCAAAATCAACACAAAATCCTATTGACATTACTATTGTTACCATTGATATAAAATCTAATCTTACTGACCAAAATGTCATAAAACCTAATATACctatatttatagaaattatacaaaatgaCACCCATAATGAAGCAATTGGAACgggaataaaaattaatgaaacaaATATTACAGCTACTCCTGCTATTGCAATACTTGACAAAGTTCCTGGAAGAACAGCATTATATTGTTCTgcaaattgaaaaaaatctGCATAAACTCCTGTTGGTAATTCTGATGTCTCAGCTAATCTTCTAAAAAAATGCATTGCTTTTGATTGGTTACTCGTTCCAACATAACGTAATTGTACTGGTACTCTGGAAGCTTCTAAATATTGACCACTTGGATCAAAAACAACATCTCTTTGATACTTATTATAAGTTGGTTGACTtagaaaaacattttttaataaataaacaaaattttcttcCGTTATTAAAAGTccagaatttttaataaattctaaaaatattcttaacCATGAATCACTAAAACCAGTAAATTCAGTATGTTCATAAAgttcaatttctttttctaagacattccaaattttttttctaccaAAATCAACATGACTTAAATTATACATCCAAACATGTAATGAACTACCATAAtcactaaaatatttttctgcCATTCTTAATGTTCTTTTACCATATGAATTTTCTGGTAATAAATCATTAGGTTCAAGGcccattttaatatttaaacaacCATATACAGCAATgataagatataaaataaataaaattaaaatcattcCTTTAACAAATGGATGAAGGAGGATATCACAGTATGTGGTAcgaaaaaattttgataatggATGATTTTTGGAGAATGATTTCATAAAAGAATCTTCATTAATTGAGgatgaaattgaaaaattattacttttaaaattatttcctttaaaatcaatatatcttgaattatttgaaaaagtatttataacttttttacatttcttaacttctttattttttaatactctAGTAAATGTTAAACAATTTCTTCCATTTATCTCTCTTCTTGATGTTAATACCATAATACCAgcaaaaaatgttaattgatatatatagGTAAAAAAAACTGCTACAACAGCATAAAcacaaaacat
This Strongyloides ratti genome assembly S_ratti_ED321, chromosome : 2 DNA region includes the following protein-coding sequences:
- a CDS encoding Protein kinase-like domain-containing protein → MENEINYINFDGSFNLKNLTNLLEKYLSRKYTIKNSWKYEKINGGYSNTLIKATNISTNETFVVRLFGSCMSSYHIINKTNLISMYLGENKMGPKLYGVFSKGTIEEFLPGRNLTREELHLPEMTEKIGYYMGKIHKFELPFIKISTFWDDVQSWLYKLKVAEEEILKQYEIFKNDWTNEKLCEKLGFKVERINKYENTYLKIYIKQTLFPPSETIPKTTSIKELYEEYNSILSKINNSKSPVVFCHNDLHEGNILYNEDKNTILPIDYEYSCYNNRGFDFAQTLNHYAWEYGSSNEYGYNIFPNEYPTQQQLENFFRNYIKASNTKSSIEELINESTLFLEIPHFVWFIWGLEKHFSSLGDEKKDFSYIFPSFDSQKSRKFSTGFYTSENNNVISMKIINLEHLLNSNQMKLVPSL
- a CDS encoding Sterol-sensing domain and Acriflavin resistance protein family and Patched family-containing protein; this translates as MRFDFIEKRFAYLFARYSLIVVKYPYPFIIIPLLLTGFLGSGIKHHPEAFVKDDLNLYTPTDAKARSELKQLDELFHIDDHDPFYATRRYDIKRSGYIIVTGEKEDSDILNPLVMQASMQLWSLIQSLTIEVKESQKIINYPSICVKFPMPQEFTNAIAHFINPNVTSPETICVSNPLVEAFKYFLLSDQIFANRTFDDLTLENLGESISLDGIGMAHLLGGIIYDDQKRISGAKAILLPYALRHSTPEEDDIAEKWELKLADFLLSYNSPVIKTSWWTYETLSSESSRDKDHLINMLIPCFIVVTLYTIISCCVGSWIRSRPWLGLGGVISAALAIISGVGLLLHCKYSMTSVAYSMPFIIFSVGVDNIFIVLSAWRATNYDDSLEDRMSATFSDAAVSITVTSLTNFISFCVGCLTPFPSIKMFCVYAVVAVFFTYIYQLTFFAGIMVLTSRREINGRNCLTFTRVLKNKEVKKCKKVINTFSNNSRYIDFKGNNFKSNNFSISSSINEDSFMKSFSKNHPLSKFFRTTYCDILLHPFVKGMILILFILYLIIAVYGCLNIKMGLEPNDLLPENSYGKRTLRMAEKYFSDYGSSLHVWMYNLSHVDFGRKKIWNVLEKEIELYEHTEFTGFSDSWLRIFLEFIKNSGLLITEENFVYLLKNVFLSQPTYNKYQRDVVFDPSGQYLEASRVPVQLRYVGTSNQSKAMHFFRRLAETSELPTGVYADFFQFAEQYNAVLPGTLSSIAIAGVAVIFVSLIFIPVPIASLWVSFCIISINIGILGFMTFWSVRLDFISMVTIVMSIGFCVDFAAHLSYNYSKGKNVSPNKRIRNALYYVGTPIIQSATSTILGISFMAFTESYIFKSFFKTIVLVIALGALHGLVILPVLFTVFHCEKKIIKDCVTEETASTNTGDINLQFDTLNDITPARIPRIQYPDKLKPYYISNDNVNIPSPDYLDINFNTKNYPFSPPPLTTFAFHNSFFEKTLERKGKTNNIYDYHNSQNISNQILRNNFTKKDYDIEIEDDDIDNNIYMNPTMDYESVDST